One genomic window of Haloferax mediterranei ATCC 33500 includes the following:
- the sdhC gene encoding succinate dehydrogenase, cytochrome b556 subunit gives MSQSYNRGLIEDFSRWREFSAGMWAWIFHKFTGWVLVGYLFTHIAVLSTALSGAAMYTNTIQALESLLVVRILEVGLLAVAVFHILNGLRLLFVDLGVGLEAQDKSFYASLILTGVIVVASVPTFLAGVSI, from the coding sequence ATGAGTCAGTCTTACAATCGGGGCCTCATTGAGGACTTCAGCCGATGGCGGGAGTTCTCGGCTGGCATGTGGGCCTGGATATTCCACAAGTTCACCGGCTGGGTACTTGTGGGGTACCTCTTTACCCACATCGCCGTGTTGTCGACGGCCCTCTCGGGCGCGGCGATGTACACGAACACGATACAGGCGCTGGAGAGCCTACTCGTCGTGCGTATCCTCGAAGTTGGGCTGCTCGCCGTGGCGGTGTTCCACATCCTCAACGGGCTGCGTCTGTTGTTCGTCGACCTGGGCGTCGGGCTGGAAGCACAGGACAAGAGCTTCTACGCGTCCCTCATCTTGACGGGTGTCATCGTCGTTGCGAGCGTTCCAACCTTCCTCGCAGGAGTGAGCATCTAA
- a CDS encoding succinate dehydrogenase hydrophobic membrane anchor subunit has product MAERYTSFEPGGRRWLWQRLTAAFLVVVLAFHFFLLHFLNHADEVTFALSQGRMENLTYFSLMILFLVTATFHGVNGVYNALVNQGLSGTRKTAVKAILGFASVVLIVQGVRTALAWAGGVPI; this is encoded by the coding sequence ATGGCAGAACGATACACGTCTTTCGAGCCTGGCGGACGTCGGTGGCTGTGGCAACGCCTCACCGCCGCGTTCCTCGTAGTCGTATTGGCATTCCACTTCTTCCTACTGCACTTCCTCAACCACGCGGACGAAGTGACGTTCGCCCTCTCACAGGGGCGGATGGAGAACCTGACGTACTTCTCGCTGATGATTCTGTTTCTCGTCACCGCGACGTTCCACGGGGTCAACGGCGTCTACAACGCCCTCGTCAATCAGGGCCTCTCAGGCACCCGTAAGACGGCGGTCAAGGCGATTCTCGGCTTCGCGAGTGTCGTCCTCATCGTGCAGGGCGTCCGTACTGCACTCGCGTGGGCCGGAGGTGTTCCCATCTAA
- a CDS encoding succinate dehydrogenase/fumarate reductase iron-sulfur subunit: protein MSTQVPDQVEDESSAETVPAGKQKRDAKKRERAERVQEQREAEAAEKARAADDTYHLKVFRYDPEVPDKQEPRFDDFYVPYKQGMTILDALMWARDHYDSSLTFRHSCRQAICGSDALFVNGSQRLGCKTQLSDLSEPVRVEPLPHADVVKDLVVDMEHFYDQMEAVEPYFQTNSLPDGELEEQRQTRENREKVKMSTRCIWCSACMSSCNIAAGDNEYLGPAAINKAYRFAMDEREGEDMKQRRLEILEQEHGVWRCQTQFSCTEVCPKDIPLTEHIQELKREAIKNNLKFW from the coding sequence ATGAGTACGCAAGTTCCCGACCAAGTCGAAGACGAATCGTCCGCTGAGACGGTCCCTGCCGGAAAACAGAAGCGCGACGCGAAAAAGCGCGAGCGCGCGGAGCGAGTCCAAGAGCAGCGCGAGGCCGAAGCGGCCGAGAAAGCGCGCGCTGCGGACGACACGTACCACCTCAAGGTCTTCCGCTATGACCCCGAGGTGCCGGACAAACAGGAACCCCGCTTCGACGACTTCTACGTCCCGTACAAGCAGGGGATGACGATTCTGGACGCGCTCATGTGGGCGCGTGACCACTACGATTCGTCGCTTACCTTCCGACACTCCTGTCGGCAGGCAATCTGTGGGTCCGACGCGCTGTTCGTCAACGGGTCGCAGCGACTCGGCTGTAAGACGCAGCTTTCGGACCTCTCGGAACCCGTTCGCGTCGAACCGCTCCCGCACGCCGACGTGGTCAAAGACCTCGTCGTCGACATGGAGCACTTCTACGACCAGATGGAAGCGGTCGAGCCGTACTTCCAGACGAACTCGCTTCCGGACGGCGAACTCGAAGAGCAGCGTCAGACGCGCGAGAACCGCGAGAAGGTCAAGATGTCCACGCGTTGCATCTGGTGCAGCGCATGTATGTCCTCGTGTAACATCGCCGCTGGCGACAACGAGTACCTCGGACCCGCGGCCATCAACAAGGCCTACCGCTTTGCGATGGACGAACGCGAGGGCGAGGACATGAAACAGCGTCGTCTCGAAATCCTCGAACAGGAACACGGTGTCTGGCGTTGCCAGACGCAGTTCTCCTGTACGGAGGTGTGCCCGAAGGATATCCCCCTCACCGAGCACATCCAGGAACTCAAGCGCGAAGCGATCAAAAACAACCTGAAGTTCTGGTGA
- a CDS encoding FAD-binding protein gives MYEHDVIVVGAGGAGLRAAIAAHEEGADVAIVSKLHPVRSHTGAAEGGINAALREGDSWEDHAYDTMKGSDYLADAPAAETLCKDSPKETIKLEHWGMAFSRDDDGRVSQRPFGGLSFPRTTYAGAETGHQLLHTMYEQLVKRGIKVYDEWHVTRLAVSDEENPEDRTCHGIVAYDVQTGTVEGFSARNGVILATGGLGQVYDHTTNAVANTGDGVAMAYRAGVPMEDMEFIQFHPTTLPSTGVLITEGVRGEGGILYNEDGERFMFEYGYANNLGELASRDVVARAELTEVNEGRGIEDEYVHLDMRHLGEERIIDRLENIIHLSEDFEGVNPVEAPMPVKPGQHYAMGGIETDENGETCITGLYAAGECACASVHGGNRLGGNALPELIVFGKRAGHHAAGKDMEEARITTGKVGDYETAEVESPVQLGEAGIGEDAVADGGAAADSGAAATGTDLVQQAVEDERETINHLLEKEDGIQHAEIRERVQQSMTQYVNVFREEEGLKQALRDIREARELYQDVFVGDKSRTFNTDLLQTLETRNILDIAEAITLGALARNEFRGAHWRKEYQERRDEEWLKHTLLSWNDGKPELWYKPVILEGESKTYEPKVRSY, from the coding sequence ATGTACGAACACGACGTTATCGTAGTCGGCGCGGGCGGAGCGGGCCTGCGCGCGGCGATTGCGGCACACGAGGAAGGAGCCGACGTGGCCATCGTGTCGAAGCTCCATCCGGTCCGGAGTCACACGGGCGCGGCGGAGGGTGGTATCAACGCCGCACTCCGCGAAGGCGACTCGTGGGAGGACCACGCGTATGACACGATGAAGGGCTCGGACTATCTCGCCGACGCACCGGCGGCCGAGACCCTCTGTAAGGACAGTCCGAAAGAGACCATCAAACTCGAACACTGGGGAATGGCGTTCTCCCGTGACGACGACGGTCGCGTCAGTCAGCGCCCGTTCGGTGGCCTCTCGTTCCCGCGAACCACCTACGCGGGTGCAGAGACCGGCCACCAGTTGCTCCACACGATGTACGAGCAACTCGTCAAGCGCGGCATCAAGGTCTACGACGAGTGGCACGTAACGCGGCTCGCCGTCTCCGACGAGGAGAACCCCGAAGACCGGACCTGCCACGGTATTGTCGCCTACGACGTCCAGACCGGGACGGTCGAAGGCTTCAGCGCTCGCAACGGCGTCATCCTCGCAACCGGCGGTCTCGGTCAGGTCTACGACCACACGACGAACGCAGTCGCCAACACCGGCGACGGCGTCGCGATGGCCTACCGCGCTGGCGTGCCGATGGAGGACATGGAGTTCATCCAGTTCCACCCGACCACGCTCCCCTCGACCGGTGTCCTCATCACCGAGGGTGTTCGCGGTGAGGGTGGCATTCTCTACAACGAGGACGGCGAGCGCTTCATGTTCGAGTACGGCTACGCGAACAACCTCGGCGAACTCGCCTCTCGTGACGTCGTCGCGCGGGCCGAGTTGACCGAGGTCAACGAAGGTCGCGGCATCGAAGACGAGTACGTCCACCTCGACATGCGTCACCTCGGCGAAGAACGCATCATCGACCGTCTCGAAAACATCATCCACCTTTCGGAGGACTTCGAGGGCGTCAACCCGGTCGAAGCGCCGATGCCGGTCAAACCCGGCCAGCACTACGCGATGGGCGGCATCGAGACCGACGAGAACGGCGAGACGTGTATCACCGGTCTCTACGCGGCTGGCGAGTGTGCGTGTGCCTCCGTCCACGGCGGCAACCGCCTCGGCGGCAACGCACTCCCCGAACTCATCGTCTTCGGAAAGCGCGCTGGTCACCACGCCGCGGGCAAGGACATGGAAGAAGCCCGGATTACGACCGGCAAGGTCGGCGACTACGAGACCGCAGAGGTCGAAAGTCCCGTCCAACTCGGCGAAGCGGGCATCGGCGAAGATGCCGTCGCAGATGGAGGCGCGGCCGCCGACTCCGGCGCGGCCGCCACCGGAACCGACCTCGTTCAGCAGGCCGTCGAAGACGAGCGCGAGACCATCAACCACCTGCTAGAGAAGGAAGACGGCATCCAGCACGCGGAGATTCGCGAGCGCGTCCAGCAGTCGATGACGCAATACGTGAACGTCTTCCGTGAGGAGGAAGGTCTCAAGCAGGCGCTCCGCGACATCCGTGAGGCGCGCGAACTCTATCAGGACGTCTTCGTGGGCGACAAGTCCCGAACGTTCAACACGGACCTGCTTCAGACGCTGGAGACGCGAAACATCCTCGACATCGCCGAAGCCATCACCCTCGGTGCGCTCGCCCGCAACGAGTTCCGCGGTGCTCACTGGCGCAAGGAGTACCAGGAACGTCGCGACGAAGAGTGGCTCAAGCACACGCTGCTCTCGTGGAACGACGGCAAGCCGGAACTCTGGTACAAGCCGGTCATCCTCGAAGGCGAGAGCAAGACGTACGAACCGAAGGTCCGGAGCTACTGA